A region from the Panicum hallii strain FIL2 chromosome 1, PHallii_v3.1, whole genome shotgun sequence genome encodes:
- the LOC112894243 gene encoding uncharacterized protein LOC112894243: MMWSHEPATEQKASPTRRSSVAKLTTTSSSLVNLLSVFLGANSPEPRPRRSFDAGGVGLGIVADMSRACLTGAEPIAIGPAARRRAREEDELSESYTCVITHVAGAGGGSVRKRVYRGFGDGDGWLVEADDEVPAQAADFLSRCCLCDKRLDGLDIYMYRGEKAFCSSECRCHQMLMDDRAENCRSEALRATDYSVSPHSAPMALSPSVAAA; the protein is encoded by the exons ATGATGTGGTCTCATGAGCCGGCAACCGAGCAGAAGGCCTCGCCGACTCGGCGGAGCTCCGTCGCCAAGCTGACGACGACCTCCTCGTCCTTGGTCAACCTCCTCTCCGTCTTCCTGGGAGCCAACTCCCCGGAGCCCAGGCCGAGGCGGAGCTTCGACGCCGGCGGGGTCGGGCTCGGCATCGTTGCAGACATGAGCCGAGCCTGTCTGACCGGGGCCGAGCCGATCGCCATCGGCCCCGCGGCCAGGCGCCGCGCGCGCGAGGAGGACGAGCTCTCCGAGAGCTACACTTGCGTCATCACGCACGTggccggcgctggcggcggcagcgTCCGCAAGCGGGTGTACCGCGGGTTCGGGGACGGCGACGGCTGGCTTGTGGAAGCCGATGATGAGGTGCCTGCGCAGGCGGCCGACTTCCTGAGCCGCTGCTGCCTGTGTGACAAGAGGCTTGATGGGCTCGACATCTACATGTACAG GGGTGAGAAAGCTTTCTGCAGCTCGGAGTGTCGATGCCATCAGATGCTAATGGACGATCGTGCTGAGAACTGCAGATCTGAAGCGCTCAGGGCTACTGATTACTCAGTATCGCCGCACTCTGCCCCGATGGCCTTATCACCAAGCGTAGCAGCGGCATAG
- the LOC112884871 gene encoding pumilio homolog 3-like, whose protein sequence is MSSEAGRDHVHRFLDPFSRGGRCRPEGSDQDGRRLDGRIMAPEAGYYFADDIYLEWDAFMKTILVPQAEKHKVFAKQQEGARKDVERAFGVLQSRFTIVRQPVQLWKRKSVGRIMLACVILHNMIVEDEKEEATIQTDLNESPGASFALPPEVNQGTSSPMVAVLHTASLRLKHIRGQVVAFCANAKGSRFIQRAVDGATTEEIIMVYKEIMPYVRTLAVDMFGNHAVQKILNHGQRSYKRIFIRHLMGDVLGLSLHMYGCRVIQKAFEVAEHDQKLVMAMELDRKVLRCVRDQYANYVIQKCIECVPSKHIQFIFRSLYGVGKAKMLSTHPYGCHVVQKVLAYCNPEIHHAMTAEIIESVQMLSADRFGNYVVQHLLEHGGAARRSTMVEKFATQIVAMSYHKYASNVIEKCLTFGCHHDRQLITSEIIAAGGGQHLDDHFMDMMIDPYASSVIQKMVVTAEERQVRVLVGVARSNAAKLMRYTHGRRVIAAIERFLAARGTHAMPCPGYRC, encoded by the exons GTTACTATTTTGCTGATGATATATACCTGGAATGGGATGCCTTTATGAAAACTATACTGGTTCCTCAAGCTGAGAAGCATAAGGTTTTTGCCAAGCAGCAGGAAGGGGCTAGGAAAGATGTGGAGCGTGCTTTCGGGGTACTGCAGTCACGTTTTACCATTGTTCGTCAGCCTGTACAATTGTGGAAGCGCAAGAGCGTTGGGAGAATCATGTTAGCTTGTGTGATTCTCCACAATATGATAGTGGAAGATGAAAAAGAAGAGGCGACCATCCAGACTGACTTGAATGAGAGTCCAGGGGCATCATTTGCTCTACCCCCTGAAGTGAAT CAAGGCACGTCATCGCCAATGGTTGCCGTCT TGCACACTGCTTCCCTCAGGCTCAAGCACATTAGGGGCCAAGTAGTTGCTTTCTG TGCTAATGCCAAGGGGAGCCGCTTTATACAGCGGGCAGTTGACGGGGCAACAACAGAAGAGATCATTATGGTCTATAAGGAAATCATGCCTTATGTTCGCACGCTCGCTGTTGACATGTTTGGAAATCATGCAGTCCAGAAG ATTCTTAACCATGGCCAACGATCCTACAAGAGGATATTCATCCGCCATCTGATGGGTGATGTGTTAGGTCTGAGCCTTCATATGTACGGTTGCCGGGTCATACAAAAG GCTTTTGAAGTAGCAGAACACGACCAGAAATTGGTCATGGCCATGGAGCTCGATCGGAAGGTGCTGAGATGTGTTCGCGACCAGTACGCGAACTACGTGATCCAGAAATGCATCGAGTGTGTGCCATCCAAGCATATCCAGTTCATCTTCCGGAGCCTCTACGGCGTCGGCAAGGCCAAGATGCTATCCACCCATCCTTATGGGTGCCATGTTGTTCAG AAAGTGCTGGCCTACTGCAACCCGGAGATCCATCACGCCATGACGGCAGAGATCATCGAGTCCGTTCAGATGCTATCTGCAGACCGATTCGGAAACTACGTGGTGCAGCACCTGCTGGAGCACGGAGGCGCCGCTAGGAGGTCAACGATGGTGGAGAAATTTGCCACGCAGATCGTGGCCATGAGCTACCACAAGTATGCCTCGAATGTGATCGAGAAGTGCCTGACCTTCGGCTGCCACCATGACCGGCAGCTCATCACGAGCGAGATCATCGCCGCTGGCGGCGGCCAGCACTTGGACGACCACTTCATG GACATGATGATCGACCCGTACGCCAGCTCGGTGAtccagaagatggtggtgaCGGCGGAGGAGCGGCAGGTGCGCGTGCTGGTGGGTGTGGCCAGGAGCAACGCGGCCAAGCTGATGAGGTACACGCACGGGAGGCGCGTCATCGCCGCCATTGAGAGGTTCCTCGCAGCCAGGGGTACGCACGCCATGCCTTGTCCTGGTTACCGTTGCTGA
- the LOC112894233 gene encoding probable cation transporter HKT6 yields the protein MKRSRQFICPNNPLFVQVIYFTAISFAGYAVLKILKPHALRDLDLLFTSVSASTVSSMGTVEMEDFSSTQLWVLTILMLIGSEVFTSMLGLHFMKAKFDTKGSVNKTDHSFYVDVESINSENPGSNSNQGTKVICLEDKDHVEPKTIETLGYALMVYLLVTNLGSSLAIYIYLRLVPDAQEVLKRKGIGYVIFSIFTAISSVGNCGFTPVNENMIIFQKNTILLLLIIPQILSGNTLFAPCLRFMMWSLKKITGKEEYHFILQHPEAVGYKHIMNSKECAYLMATVISFIITQTILFCSLEWNSEALQEMNSYQKIVGALFQSVNARHAGESIVDLSSLSSSVLVLYTTMMYLPGYTSLLPKDDEQHSNVGMKDKRRSVCENWILSQLSYLAIVVVLICITEREAMTTDPLNFNVFSITFEVISAYANVGFSLGYSCQRLLNHNVNCKDASYGFVGRWSDKGKVILIIVMVFGRLKALNMKGGRAWKLR from the exons ATGAAACGCTCCAGGCAGTTCATCTGTCCAAATAATCCACTATTTGTCCAGGTCATTTATTTCACAGCAATTTCATTTGCTGGATATGCAGTTCTCAAGATCCTGAAGCCGCATGCTCTTAGAGACTTGGATTTATTATTTACTTCTGTATCTGCATCAACTGTCTCAAGCATGGGTACTGTTGAAATGGAGGATTTCTCAAGCACTCAGCTCTGGGTGTTGACTATTTTAATGCTGATTGGTAGCGAGGTATTCACTTCAATGCTTGGTCTTCACTTCATGAAGGCCAAATTTGATACAAAAGGGTCAGTCAACAAAACGGATCACTCATTTTATGTTGATGTTGAGTCTATTAATTCAGAAAACCCTGGTTCCAACAGCAACCAGGGAACCAAGGTTATCTGCTTGGAAGACAAAGATCATGTTGAGCCCAAGACAATTGAAACTTTAGGTTATGCATTGATGGTCTATCTTCTTGTGACAAATTTAGGCAGCTCACTAGCTATTTACATTTACCTTAGACTCGTACCAGATGCACAAGAAGTTctgaagagaaaggggattggGTATGTCATATTCTCTATATTTACAGCCATCTCCTCAGTTGGGAATTGTGGCTTCACTCCAGTAAATGAGAACATGATCATCTTTCAGAAGAACACCATTCTGTTACTACTAATTATTCCACAGATTCTATCAGGAAATACATTATTTGCCCCATGTTTGAGATTCATGATGTGGTCACTTAAGAAGATTACTGGAAAAGAAGAATACCATTTCATTCTTCAACATCCAGAGGCAGTTGGATACAAACATATTATGAATAGTAAGGAGTGTGCCTACTTGATGGCAACTGTTATCAGCTTCATCATCACACAAACCATACTGTTTTGCTCTTTAGAATGGAACTCAGAGGCACTGCAGGAAATGAACAGCTACCAAAAGATAGTGGGAGCTCTTTTTCAGTCAGTCAATGCAAGGCATGCTGGTGAATCCATTGTTGATCTGTCAAGCCTATCTTCATCAGTCCTAGTACTATACACCACCATGAT GTACCTCCCTGGTTACACTTCATTGTTACCTAAAGATGATGAGCAGCATTCTAATGTGGGGATGAAAGACAAAAGGAGAAGTGTGTGTGAGAATTGGATCCTCTCCCAGCTGTCTTATTTGGCTATCGTTGTGGTGCTAATTTGCATCACTGAGAGAGAAGCAATGACCACAGATCCACTCAATTTCAATGTTTTCAGCATAACCTTTGAAGTTATCAG TGCATATGCAAATGTGGGTTTCTCACTTGGTTACAGCTGCCAGAGGTTACTGAATCACAATGTAAACTGCAAGGATGCTTCATATGGGTTTGTAGGAAGATGGAGTGACAAGGGGAAAGTGATTCTGATTATTGTCATGGTTTTTGGTAGGCTTAAAGCATTGAATATGAAGGGAGGAAGAGCTTGGAAGCTTAGATAG